In a genomic window of Scyliorhinus torazame isolate Kashiwa2021f chromosome 5, sScyTor2.1, whole genome shotgun sequence:
- the LOC140421370 gene encoding uncharacterized protein, translated as SNLERQRNTHILEKPWKCGDCGKGFPSPSALEPHRRIHTGERPFSCSVCGKRFTQSSHLLTHQRVHTEERPFTCSECGKGFGNSSHLLTHQRVHTGERPFSCPVCGKRFSDSSTLRKHQRVHTGERPYTCSVCGKGFIQSSHLLTHQQVHTGERSFTCSVCGMGFTQSSHLLRHQRVHTGERPFTCPDCGKGFSDSSSLLTHQRVHTGERPFTCSTCGKRFTQLSNLLRHQRAHK; from the coding sequence TCTAATCTGGAGAGGCAGAGGAACACCCACAttctggagaaaccgtggaaatgtggggactgtgggaagggattcccttccccatctgcactggaacctcatcgacgtattcacaccggagagaggccattcagctgctccgtgtgtggaaagagattcactcagtcatcccacctgctgacacaccagcgagtccacacggaggagaggccgttcacctgctctgagtgcgggaagggattcggTAACtcctcccacctgctgacacaccagcgagttcacactggggagaggccgttcagctgccccgtgtgtgggaagagattcagtgattcatccactctgcggaagcaccagcgagttcacactggggagaggccatacacctgctcggtgtgtgggaagggattcattcagtcatcccacctgctgacacaccaacaggttcacaccggggagaggtcattcacctgctctgtgtgtgggatgggattcactcagtcatctcacctgctgagacaccagagagttcacactggggaaaggccgttcacctgccctgactgtgggaagggattcagtgattcatcctcactgctgacacaccagcgagttcacactggggagaggccgttcacctgctccacctgtgggaagcgattcactcagttatccaacctgctgagacaccagcgagctcacaaGTGA